One window of Buchnera aphidicola (Periphyllus acericola) genomic DNA carries:
- the rpsS gene encoding 30S ribosomal protein S19, giving the protein MPRSLKKGPFIDESLYKKVELAVLKKDKKPIKTWSRRSTIFPNMIGLTISIHNGKQHIPVFITEEMVGHKLGEFSLTRTYRGHTSDRKIKKR; this is encoded by the coding sequence ATGCCTCGTTCTTTAAAAAAAGGTCCGTTTATTGATGAAAGTTTATATAAGAAAGTAGAATTAGCGGTTTTAAAAAAGGATAAAAAACCTATAAAAACTTGGTCTAGACGTTCTACAATTTTTCCAAATATGATTGGTTTAACAATTTCTATACATAATGGAAAGCAACATATTCCTGTTTTTATTACAGAGGAAATGGTCGGTCATAAATTAGGAGAATTTTCTTTAACAAGAACTTACCGAGGTCATACTTCTGATAGGAAGATTAAAAAACGTTAA
- the rplB gene encoding 50S ribosomal protein L2 codes for MAIIKCKPTSPGRRHVIKVVDHSLYKGKPFSNLVRKKNKHGGRNNRGRITTRHIGGGHKNLYRIIDFKRNKDNILATVIRFEYDPNRSSNIALILYKDGLYSYILSPKGIKIGSTVCSGKNVEIKIGNVLPLNKIPVGTLIHNVELKPGKGGQLARSAGSYLQLISKELNYVSVRMRSGEIRKILSKCRATIGEVGNSEHMLQVFGKAGASRWRGIRPTVRGTAMNPVDHPHGGGEGRNFGKHPVTPWGVQTKGKKTRKNKRTKKFIIRSRKK; via the coding sequence ATGGCAATTATTAAATGTAAACCAACATCTCCTGGTCGTAGACACGTAATTAAAGTAGTAGATCATAGTTTATATAAAGGGAAACCTTTTTCTAATTTAGTGAGAAAAAAAAATAAACATGGAGGAAGAAACAATAGAGGAAGAATTACGACAAGACATATTGGAGGGGGACATAAAAATTTATATCGTATTATAGATTTTAAACGTAATAAAGATAATATTTTAGCAACTGTGATACGTTTTGAATATGATCCTAATCGTTCTTCAAACATTGCTTTAATATTGTATAAAGATGGTTTATATAGTTATATTTTATCTCCTAAAGGAATTAAAATAGGTTCTACTGTATGTTCTGGAAAAAATGTTGAAATAAAAATAGGAAATGTTTTACCTTTAAATAAAATTCCAGTAGGTACTTTAATTCATAATGTTGAATTAAAACCAGGAAAAGGAGGTCAATTAGCACGTTCTGCTGGTAGTTATTTACAATTAATATCAAAAGAATTAAATTATGTAAGTGTACGTATGCGTTCTGGAGAGATTAGAAAAATTTTATCTAAATGTAGAGCAACGATTGGAGAAGTTGGAAATTCTGAACATATGTTACAAGTGTTTGGTAAAGCTGGAGCATCTCGTTGGAGAGGAATTAGACCAACTGTAAGAGGAACTGCTATGAATCCAGTAGATCATCCTCATGGAGGTGGAGAAGGTAGAAATTTTGGAAAACATCCAGTAACTCCTTGGGGAGTTCAAACGAAAGGAAAGAAAACAAGAAAAAATAAGAGAACAAAAAAATTTATTATTCGTTCTCGTAAAAAATAA